The sequence CTTCTACTTTTTCCACGTGAGCCTCCACGTTGGTTTGCTTGAGAGCTTCAAGCACATTTTCATAAGTGGCTTTGCACTTTGGGCAACCCGGACCTAATACTTTTATCTGTCTCATGTTTTTGGTGTTTTGATTATTCTGTTCGTAAATATACGAACAATAATTCGTATTTCGCAAATCTACGAACAACATTTTAAAAAAAATTATTCCAAAACCTTGTTGAGCAAAACTTTAGCAAGTTTGAAATTTTCTCTGTTGATACAATACTTGACGTTGGGTGGCGTAATATCACCTTGTATCAATCCTGCGTCTTTTAACTCTTTTAAGTGTTGAGAGAGTGTTGATTTAGCGATAGGTAGTTCTTCTGCCATATCTCCGTGATAGCAACACGCCTTGGAATTGAGCAATTCCAAAATAGCAATACGAACAGGGTGTGCTAATGCTTTTGCAAACCTTGCTGTCAGTTTTTGCTCTTCGGTGAAATAATTGTTCTTAGTAGCTCTTGCCATCTTTGTTGTTTTATAATTCGCAAGTATACGAATAATAATTTAGAAAATGATTTTCTATGCAAGCAACTATTTGTATTGAGTGGTGGTTGGGCTTCTATGCGCTTGGGCAAAATTAAATGGGCTGTTCAGTTTATCAAACCTATAAGGTTTTTAAATTTAACTCAAAAACTCTAAATCGTCCTGCAAAGCAGCTAAATTTTCTTTGTGAAATCGCTCAAAACCTGCTTTACCGCCAAACCAATTCAACACATATTCTCTTTGTAACTTGGTTGCTTTTTCGGATGTATGGGCTTGGTAGGAAGAGTATTTCCATTCGTCCAAACTTTTACAAAAGCCGTGATGAACAGGGTTTTGGTGAATGTAATTGACCAAAGTAGTAAAATAACTGTCTTCTTTTACTGCAACACGTCTGGTATAATCCAGAAAGAGTGCACCCTTCCGTTGATACTTGATACTGCAGGCTTTAGCATAGGCATTGAGAAAATTACTTAGTTTTTGCATCACAAACTTGTGTGTACTGCCCGAAAATTTGGGTAGCTGCTGCAATAAGTGAATAGGTTTTACTTTTATTAGAAAATGAAAGTGATTGGGCATCAGGCAGTAAGCATATGTTTCCCATACACTTTCAGTATATTCAGCGTACTTTTTGAGAAAATATTGATAGTTATCATCAGTACGAAATAGATTTTCACTTCCAACTGCGTGGTTGAAAATGTGGTAAAAAGTTTCAGGCTCAAAGGGGTCTTGATATTTCATAGTATTTTCTTC comes from Thermonema lapsum and encodes:
- a CDS encoding ArsR/SmtB family transcription factor, with product MARATKNNYFTEEQKLTARFAKALAHPVRIAILELLNSKACCYHGDMAEELPIAKSTLSQHLKELKDAGLIQGDITPPNVKYCINRENFKLAKVLLNKVLE
- a CDS encoding transposase, translating into MKYQDPFEPETFYHIFNHAVGSENLFRTDDNYQYFLKKYAEYTESVWETYAYCLMPNHFHFLIKVKPIHLLQQLPKFSGSTHKFVMQKLSNFLNAYAKACSIKYQRKGALFLDYTRRVAVKEDSYFTTLVNYIHQNPVHHGFCKSLDEWKYSSYQAHTSEKATKLQREYVLNWFGGKAGFERFHKENLAALQDDLEFLS